In Schlegelella aquatica, one DNA window encodes the following:
- the queF gene encoding preQ(1) synthase → MPKTKIPAAARSDAATPRERPVPATPPSAPSKELHVFPNPAPKRDYVIQFQIPEFTCHCPLTGQPDFAHFTIDYIADKLCVELKSLKMYMWSYRNEGAFHEKVTNDILDDIVKAVDPRFIRITAKWYVRGGIYTNVVAEHRKKGWKPQPLVELPKHSQETGLQG, encoded by the coding sequence ATGCCCAAGACGAAGATCCCTGCTGCTGCCCGCTCCGACGCCGCCACGCCCCGCGAGCGCCCGGTACCCGCCACTCCGCCCTCGGCACCGTCGAAGGAGTTGCATGTCTTCCCCAACCCGGCGCCCAAGCGCGACTACGTGATCCAGTTCCAGATCCCGGAGTTCACCTGCCACTGCCCGCTCACCGGCCAGCCGGACTTCGCGCACTTCACGATCGACTACATCGCCGACAAGCTGTGCGTGGAGCTCAAGAGCCTCAAGATGTACATGTGGAGCTACCGCAACGAAGGCGCGTTCCACGAGAAGGTGACCAACGACATCCTCGACGACATCGTCAAGGCGGTGGACCCGCGCTTCATCCGCATCACGGCCAAGTGGTACGTGCGGGGCGGCATCTACACCAACGTGGTGGCCGAGCACCGCAAGAAGGGCTGGAAGCCGCAACCCCTGGTGGAGCTGCCCAAACATTCACAGGAAACCGGGCTGCAGGGCTGA
- a CDS encoding [protein-PII] uridylyltransferase, which translates to MSAPLQSPAAADAVEVAALRQRFREGKASLIQAFRDARPTAGAASRLLKGLARHVDGTLQRLWEAAYLPKGAALIAVGGYGRGELFPYSDVDVLVLLPDDRSMQHDANAALKSGIEGFITACWDIGLEIGSSVRTIGECLEEAERDVTVQTALLESRFLCGAKPVFAQFRRVFAQRLDPKAFLRAKTLEMRQRHQKYEDTPYSLEPNCKESPGGLRDLQVVLWVARAAGLGKTWSELAAKGLVTPFEARQLQRNEGTLKLIRARLHMVAGRREDRLVFDLQTAVAESFGYQPTRVRRASEALMHRYYWAAKAVSQLNQILMLNIEEVINGTQDLPMRPIDEQFLDRAGMLEVASDDLYERDRHAILRTFLVYQQTPGVKGLSARTLRALYNARELMDSEFRRDPVNRRTFLEILRQPQGQTHAFRLMNQTSVLGRYLWVFRRIVGRMQHDLFHVYTVDQHILMVLRNVRRFFIPEHAHEYPFCSQLAAQFESPYVLYIAALFHDVAKGRGGDHSELGAMEARRFCRDHGVPREDARLVEFLVQHHLTMSRIAQKEDLSDPQVIENFARIVGSARYLTALYLLTVADIRGTSPKVWNAWKGKLLEDLYRITLRALGGARPNLDTEIEARKQEALQDLALHSQLPGTQDPLWKTLEVSYFARHEAGDIAWHARSLWRHVNTDRPVVKARPSPVGEGLQVLVYSPDRPDLFARICGYFDSAGFSILDAKIHTTRAGYALDTFQVVSPYAEHHHRDLVALVEAQLVRALEDTGPLPEPSRGRLSRRVKSFPVQPRVMLRPDERAQRWLLSVSASDRTGLLYSIARVLAKYHINLQLAKVTTLGERVEDTFLIDGPALQQSKTQLELESDLLDALA; encoded by the coding sequence ATGTCGGCCCCGCTGCAATCTCCCGCTGCGGCCGACGCAGTCGAGGTGGCCGCGCTGCGGCAGCGGTTCCGCGAAGGCAAGGCGTCGCTGATCCAGGCCTTCCGGGACGCGCGGCCCACGGCCGGGGCCGCAAGCCGGCTGCTCAAGGGCCTCGCCCGCCACGTCGATGGCACGCTGCAGCGCCTGTGGGAAGCCGCCTACCTGCCAAAGGGCGCGGCGCTCATTGCCGTGGGCGGGTACGGCCGAGGAGAGCTCTTCCCCTACTCGGACGTCGATGTGCTGGTGCTGCTGCCCGACGACCGCTCGATGCAGCACGACGCGAACGCCGCGCTCAAGTCGGGGATCGAGGGCTTCATCACCGCCTGCTGGGACATCGGGCTCGAGATCGGCTCCAGCGTGCGCACGATCGGCGAGTGCCTGGAGGAAGCCGAGCGCGACGTGACGGTGCAGACGGCCCTGCTCGAATCCCGGTTCCTGTGCGGCGCGAAGCCCGTGTTTGCGCAGTTTCGCCGGGTCTTCGCACAGCGCCTGGACCCGAAGGCCTTCCTGCGCGCCAAGACGCTGGAGATGCGTCAGCGCCACCAGAAGTACGAAGACACGCCTTACTCGCTCGAACCCAACTGCAAGGAAAGCCCGGGCGGCTTGCGTGACCTGCAGGTGGTGCTGTGGGTGGCCCGCGCAGCGGGCCTGGGCAAGACGTGGAGCGAACTCGCGGCCAAGGGCCTCGTCACGCCGTTCGAGGCCAGGCAGCTCCAGCGCAACGAGGGCACGCTCAAGCTCATCCGCGCGCGCCTGCACATGGTGGCCGGGCGGCGCGAGGACCGCCTGGTGTTCGACCTGCAGACGGCCGTGGCCGAGAGCTTCGGCTATCAGCCCACGCGGGTGCGGCGCGCCTCCGAGGCCTTGATGCACCGCTACTACTGGGCGGCCAAGGCGGTGTCGCAGCTCAATCAGATCCTCATGCTCAACATCGAGGAGGTGATCAACGGCACGCAGGACCTCCCCATGCGCCCGATCGACGAGCAGTTCCTGGATCGGGCAGGCATGCTCGAGGTGGCCAGCGACGACCTCTATGAGCGCGACCGGCACGCGATCTTGCGCACTTTCCTCGTCTATCAGCAAACGCCGGGCGTGAAGGGGCTGTCGGCCCGCACGCTGCGCGCCTTGTACAACGCGCGCGAGCTGATGGATTCGGAGTTCCGACGCGATCCCGTCAACCGGCGGACCTTCCTGGAGATCCTGCGCCAGCCTCAGGGCCAGACGCATGCCTTCCGGCTGATGAACCAGACCTCGGTGCTCGGGCGCTATCTGTGGGTGTTCCGCCGCATCGTCGGGCGCATGCAGCACGACCTCTTCCACGTCTACACGGTCGACCAGCACATCCTGATGGTGCTGCGCAATGTGCGCCGCTTCTTCATCCCGGAGCACGCCCACGAGTACCCGTTCTGCTCCCAGCTCGCGGCGCAGTTCGAGTCGCCTTACGTCCTCTACATCGCGGCCCTCTTCCACGACGTGGCCAAGGGCCGCGGCGGCGATCACTCGGAGCTGGGCGCGATGGAGGCACGGCGCTTTTGCCGCGACCACGGCGTGCCGAGGGAAGACGCGCGGCTGGTCGAGTTCCTGGTGCAGCACCACCTCACGATGTCGCGCATCGCCCAGAAGGAGGACCTCAGCGATCCGCAGGTGATCGAGAACTTCGCGCGCATCGTGGGCAGCGCCCGGTACCTGACGGCGCTGTACTTGCTGACCGTTGCCGACATCCGAGGCACCAGCCCCAAGGTCTGGAACGCCTGGAAAGGCAAGCTGCTGGAGGATCTCTACCGCATCACGCTGCGGGCGCTGGGAGGCGCGCGTCCCAACCTCGACACCGAGATCGAGGCCCGCAAGCAAGAGGCCTTGCAGGATCTGGCACTGCACTCCCAGCTGCCGGGCACCCAGGACCCGCTGTGGAAGACGCTGGAGGTGAGCTACTTCGCGCGCCATGAAGCCGGCGACATCGCCTGGCACGCGCGCTCGCTGTGGCGCCACGTCAATACGGACCGGCCGGTGGTGAAGGCGCGGCCGTCACCGGTCGGCGAAGGATTGCAGGTGCTGGTCTACTCGCCGGACCGGCCCGACCTCTTCGCGCGGATCTGCGGCTACTTCGACAGCGCCGGCTTCAGCATCCTGGACGCCAAGATCCACACGACCCGCGCCGGCTACGCGCTCGACACGTTCCAGGTCGTCTCCCCTTATGCCGAGCACCACCACCGAGACCTCGTCGCGCTGGTCGAAGCGCAACTCGTGAGGGCGCTGGAGGACACGGGCCCGCTGCCCGAGCCGAGCCGGGGACGGCTGTCGAGGCGCGTCAAGTCCTTCCCGGTGCAGCCGCGCGTGATGTTGCGCCCCGACGAGCGCGCGCAACGCTGGCTGCTGAGCGTGTCGGCCAGCGACCGCACCGGCTTGCTCTACTCCATCGCCCGGGTGCTGGCCAAGTACCACATCAATCTGCAGCTCGCCAAGGTGACGACCCTCGGCGAACGGGTGGAAGACACCTTCCTCATCGACGGGCCGGCGCTGCAGCAGAGCAAGACGCAGCTCGAGCTGGAGTCGGACCTGCTCGACGCGCTGGCCTGA
- a CDS encoding cell division protein ZipA C-terminal FtsZ-binding domain-containing protein gives MSSLQLALAVVGALVLVAMFAYNTWQTRRSGVRRPSPRPEPVAPVEPTLDGPAAPDEPERLEPVLDVPALVAAVPPRRPGPRLDPLVDAIATLPAESRLSGDSVLAHLPPTRRAGSKPFLIEGLNDATGEWEAPQHGHLYRELQAGVLMASRTGPLNEIEYSEFVQKVQAFADALGVAVDFPDMLEVVAQARELDQFASQHDAQLACRLQARGAAWSVAYIQQHAARHGFVPGVVPGRLVLPGSEEGAPPVLILQFDSQAVFADDPNAAAVRDVTLAFDVPQTPAAEQPFEAWQRSAEALAADMDAIVVDDAGRLLTAQAFAAIGAELDKLYQALEARGLPAGSAAARRLFS, from the coding sequence ATGAGTTCTTTGCAACTCGCACTGGCTGTCGTCGGGGCGCTGGTGCTGGTCGCGATGTTCGCCTACAACACATGGCAGACGCGGCGCAGCGGCGTGCGCCGGCCTTCGCCGCGCCCTGAGCCCGTCGCCCCGGTGGAGCCGACCCTCGACGGCCCGGCCGCCCCGGACGAACCTGAGCGCCTGGAGCCGGTGCTCGACGTGCCCGCGCTGGTCGCCGCCGTTCCCCCGCGCCGGCCCGGGCCCCGCCTGGACCCGCTCGTCGATGCCATCGCCACGCTGCCCGCGGAATCGCGTCTGTCCGGCGACAGCGTGCTGGCGCACCTGCCCCCGACGCGGCGGGCCGGCAGCAAGCCCTTCCTGATCGAGGGCCTGAACGACGCGACCGGAGAGTGGGAAGCGCCGCAGCACGGGCACCTGTACCGCGAACTGCAGGCGGGCGTATTGATGGCGAGCCGCACCGGCCCCTTGAACGAGATCGAGTACTCGGAGTTCGTCCAGAAGGTGCAGGCCTTCGCGGACGCCCTCGGAGTGGCGGTCGATTTCCCGGACATGCTGGAAGTCGTCGCGCAAGCTCGCGAACTGGATCAGTTTGCAAGCCAGCACGATGCGCAGCTCGCCTGCCGGCTGCAGGCCCGTGGGGCGGCGTGGTCGGTGGCTTACATCCAGCAGCACGCCGCGCGCCACGGCTTCGTGCCCGGTGTCGTGCCCGGACGGCTGGTGCTGCCGGGCAGCGAAGAAGGGGCCCCGCCGGTGCTCATTCTGCAGTTCGACTCGCAAGCCGTGTTCGCGGACGACCCGAACGCCGCGGCCGTGCGCGACGTGACCTTGGCCTTCGACGTGCCGCAGACGCCTGCGGCCGAGCAACCGTTCGAAGCCTGGCAGCGCAGCGCCGAGGCGTTGGCTGCCGACATGGATGCGATCGTGGTGGACGACGCCGGCCGCCTGCTCACCGCGCAGGCATTCGCGGCGATCGGTGCGGAGCTGGACAAGCTCTATCAGGCACTGGAGGCGCGCGGGTTGCCCGCCGGCTCGGCCGCAGCGCGGCGCCTGTTCAGCTAA
- the ligA gene encoding NAD-dependent DNA ligase LigA: MTPDLFAHEPRGGEGPRAEAPPAERAAWLREQLQRYDYHYYVLDAPLVPDAEYDRLFRELQALEHAHPELQTPDSPTQRVGGGLLDELPKVRHRVPMLSIQTETDTTPAGAFAFDARIRKRLGLGPDDPPVEYAAELKFDGLAISLRYEEGVLVRAVTRGNGEEGEDVTANVRTIRQIPLRLQGVVPPVLEARGEIYMRRDDFERLNQRRREAGEATFINPRNTAAGAVRQLDPKVTAARPLSFFAYGIGEVQGWRGEPSTHGALLDALAHFGLPVSRERAVVRGGEGLAEFHARIAAKRDQLPFDIDGVVYKVNSLALQRELGFRNREPVWAVAHKYPAQEQMTLLRDIEVQVGRTGKLTPVAKLAPVFVGGVTVTNATLHNQDEIRRKDVRIGDTVIVRRAGDVIPEVVSVVLERRPPEVAASEPWDLYARLQGRCPVCGSDIVREEGEVDWRCTGGLFCAAQRKQALLHFAQRRAMDIEGLGEKLVDQLVDGGLVRTLPDLYKLGVAKLAQLDRMADKSAQNLVQALEKSKRTTLSRFLFGLGIRHVGEATAKDLARHFGRLDRIMDASVEELLEVPEVGPVVAQSIRTFFDQPHNREVVEQLRAAGITWEEGEAGRGHEAQPLAGLTFVLTGTLPALTREEAKAMIEAAGGKVAGSVSKKTSYVVAGEEAGSKLSKAQELGVPVLDEAGLRALLNQGA; the protein is encoded by the coding sequence ATGACGCCCGATCTGTTCGCTCACGAGCCGCGGGGCGGCGAGGGGCCCCGCGCCGAGGCGCCGCCGGCCGAGCGCGCGGCTTGGCTGCGCGAGCAGCTGCAGCGCTACGACTACCACTACTACGTGCTCGACGCGCCGCTCGTGCCGGATGCCGAGTACGACCGGCTGTTTCGCGAGTTGCAGGCGCTGGAGCACGCGCATCCCGAGCTGCAGACGCCCGATTCGCCCACGCAGCGTGTGGGCGGCGGCCTGCTCGACGAGCTGCCCAAGGTGCGTCATCGAGTGCCGATGCTGTCGATCCAGACGGAGACCGACACCACACCGGCCGGCGCATTCGCCTTCGACGCGCGCATCCGCAAGCGCCTGGGCCTGGGCCCCGACGACCCGCCCGTCGAGTACGCCGCCGAGCTCAAGTTCGACGGGTTGGCGATCAGCCTGCGTTACGAGGAGGGGGTGCTGGTGCGCGCCGTGACGCGCGGCAATGGCGAGGAAGGCGAGGACGTGACCGCCAACGTGCGCACGATCCGTCAGATCCCGCTGCGCCTGCAGGGCGTCGTGCCCCCCGTGCTGGAGGCGCGCGGCGAGATCTACATGCGCCGCGACGACTTCGAGCGCTTGAACCAACGACGCCGCGAGGCGGGCGAAGCCACCTTCATCAACCCTCGCAACACCGCGGCGGGCGCCGTGCGGCAGCTCGACCCCAAGGTGACGGCCGCTCGGCCGCTGTCCTTCTTCGCCTACGGTATCGGCGAGGTGCAGGGCTGGCGCGGCGAGCCGTCCACGCACGGCGCGCTGCTGGACGCGCTGGCGCACTTCGGGCTGCCGGTCAGCCGCGAGCGCGCCGTGGTGCGAGGCGGCGAGGGCTTGGCGGAGTTCCACGCCCGCATCGCCGCCAAGCGCGATCAGCTGCCCTTCGACATCGACGGCGTGGTCTACAAGGTCAACAGCCTGGCCTTGCAGCGCGAACTGGGCTTTCGCAACCGTGAACCGGTGTGGGCGGTCGCGCACAAATACCCGGCCCAGGAGCAGATGACGCTGCTGCGCGACATCGAGGTGCAGGTAGGCCGAACCGGCAAGCTGACGCCCGTGGCCAAGCTGGCTCCCGTGTTCGTCGGCGGCGTGACAGTGACCAACGCCACCTTGCACAACCAGGACGAGATCCGCCGCAAGGACGTGCGTATCGGCGACACGGTGATCGTGCGGCGGGCTGGCGACGTCATTCCCGAGGTGGTGTCGGTCGTGCTCGAGCGCCGGCCCCCGGAGGTGGCCGCCAGCGAGCCGTGGGACCTCTATGCGCGGCTGCAAGGCCGCTGTCCGGTGTGCGGCTCGGACATCGTGCGCGAGGAAGGCGAGGTGGACTGGCGCTGCACGGGCGGGCTGTTCTGCGCCGCGCAGCGCAAACAAGCGCTGCTGCACTTCGCCCAGCGGCGCGCGATGGACATCGAAGGGCTGGGCGAAAAGCTCGTGGACCAACTCGTCGATGGCGGCCTCGTGCGCACGCTGCCGGACCTCTACAAGCTCGGTGTGGCCAAGCTCGCCCAACTCGACCGCATGGCCGACAAGTCCGCGCAGAACCTCGTGCAGGCGCTGGAGAAGTCCAAGCGCACGACGCTGTCGCGCTTTCTGTTCGGGCTGGGCATCCGGCATGTCGGCGAGGCGACGGCGAAGGACCTCGCGCGTCACTTCGGCCGCCTGGATCGCATCATGGACGCCAGCGTCGAAGAGTTGCTGGAGGTGCCCGAGGTGGGGCCCGTCGTCGCACAGAGCATCCGCACTTTCTTCGACCAGCCTCACAACCGCGAAGTGGTGGAGCAGTTGCGCGCGGCCGGCATCACATGGGAGGAAGGCGAGGCAGGGCGGGGCCACGAAGCGCAACCGCTGGCCGGCCTGACCTTCGTGCTCACCGGCACGCTGCCGGCCCTCACCCGCGAGGAAGCCAAGGCGATGATCGAGGCGGCCGGCGGCAAGGTGGCCGGCTCGGTGTCGAAGAAGACGAGCTACGTCGTCGCCGGCGAAGAGGCAGGCAGCAAGCTCAGCAAGGCCCAGGAACTCGGCGTGCCGGTGCTCGACGAGGCAGGCTTGCGGGCCTTGTTGAACCAGGGGGCGTGA
- the def gene encoding peptide deformylase, translating to MAVREILKMGDPRLLRRARPVESFGTPELHALVADMFETMEAARGAGLAAPQIGVDLQVAIFGFERNERYPDAPAVPRTVLLNPRIEPLGEDEEEGWEGCLSVPGLRGMVPRWRRIRYSGFDPYGVPIEREAEGFHARVVQHECDHLQGILYSMRIRDFSRFGFTEVLFPALEGGHDD from the coding sequence ATGGCCGTGCGCGAGATCCTGAAGATGGGCGACCCGCGCCTGCTGCGCCGGGCACGGCCCGTGGAGTCCTTCGGCACGCCCGAGCTGCACGCGCTCGTGGCCGACATGTTCGAGACCATGGAGGCCGCCCGAGGCGCCGGCCTCGCCGCGCCGCAGATCGGCGTGGACCTGCAGGTGGCGATCTTCGGCTTCGAGCGCAACGAGCGCTATCCCGACGCACCGGCGGTGCCGCGCACGGTGCTGCTCAACCCGCGCATCGAGCCGCTGGGCGAGGACGAGGAAGAAGGCTGGGAAGGCTGCCTTTCGGTGCCGGGCCTGCGTGGGATGGTGCCGCGGTGGCGGCGCATCCGCTACAGCGGTTTCGACCCCTACGGCGTGCCGATCGAGCGCGAGGCCGAAGGCTTCCACGCCCGCGTCGTGCAGCACGAGTGCGATCACTTGCAAGGCATCCTCTACTCGATGCGCATACGGGACTTCTCGCGTTTCGGCTTCACCGAGGTGCTCTTTCCCGCGCTCGAAGGCGGGCACGACGACTGA
- the smc gene encoding chromosome segregation protein SMC, with the protein MRLNSIKLSGFKSFAEPTHFQLPGQLVGVVGPNGCGKSNIMDAVRWVLGESKASELRGESMQDVIFNGSGNRKPASRASVELVFDNSDGRAGGQWNQFTEIAVKRVLTRDGTSSYFINNQPVRRRDVQDVFLGTGLGPRAYAIIGQGTISRIIESKPEELRMFLEEAAGVSKYKERRRETENRLKDTRENLTRVEDILRELNANLDKLEKQAEVAAQYRSLQEQGTLKLHQLWFLKHRDAAGEEERVRREVLEATNALESRLAELRHVEAELETIRQAHYTASDELHAAQASLAEANLEVSRLEERIRYVVEGRQRAEQRLRELQTQSEQWADRRAQAESELDTIAEQIAMAEEQAEVLAAQAEEQAGNLPTYEDAVRAASQKANEQRNAVAGIQQQIQLLAAESRSIDEQSRQLQMRRERLTAEAKGLAAPDDARLAELHRQHEQAAEAQAVAEERLHELTELVPQLDEDRRAKQERVNAETAKQADSSARLEALRALQEKVQTEGKLKPWLAKHGLEGLHGLWTRVHIEPGWETALESALRERLNALEVGRVETVRAFASDAPPAKLAFYTLPAAAIVNTHHTLPRLSDLLRLNDAGLKALLNDWLEGVYTAASLDEALAQRSKLTHGEVIMTREGHAVSQFAVSFYAPDSEQAGMLQRAQEIENLERQVKAQALIAEEARSALVRAEAAYTEASQRLVTARREAAELQARTHQLQVELLRLTQQAEQTSSRRGQIDAELAEIDAQLEELNERRATGEARFEELDMALANEQERHAQLEEAVIDAERRLNEAREQLRSLEREAQEAQFSARALAARRGELQRSIETALQQIQANEQSVEQLRAELDSFNDQAAQAGLQEALALKMEREAALAAKRSEYDDLSAKLRRAEEQRMEFERSLQPLRDRITKLQLEEQAAALGGAQYMEQLTAAQVDLEALARSIEEGNVKLYGLQGEIDRINREIAALGAVNLAALDELSAARERKTFLDSQSADLNDAIKTLEDAIHKIDLETRDLLKKTFDTVNEHFGRMFPSLFGGGNAKLVMTGDEILDAGVQVMAQPPGKKNSTIHLLSGGEKALTAIALVFAIFQLNPAPFCLLDEVDAPLDDANTERYANLVKSMSKSTQFLFISHNKIAMEMAEQLVGVTMQEQGVSRIVAVDMEAAIGMAEAA; encoded by the coding sequence ATGCGCCTGAATTCGATCAAGCTGTCAGGCTTCAAGTCGTTTGCCGAGCCCACGCACTTCCAGTTGCCCGGCCAGCTCGTCGGCGTCGTGGGCCCCAACGGGTGCGGCAAGTCGAACATCATGGACGCGGTGCGCTGGGTGCTGGGCGAGTCCAAGGCCTCCGAGCTGCGCGGCGAGTCGATGCAGGACGTGATCTTCAACGGCTCGGGCAACCGCAAGCCGGCCAGCCGCGCCAGCGTCGAGCTCGTGTTCGACAACTCCGACGGCCGTGCCGGCGGGCAGTGGAACCAGTTCACCGAGATCGCCGTCAAGCGGGTGCTCACGCGCGACGGCACCTCCAGCTACTTCATCAACAACCAGCCGGTGCGCCGGCGCGACGTGCAGGACGTGTTCCTCGGCACGGGTCTGGGGCCGCGCGCCTACGCCATCATCGGTCAGGGCACGATCAGCCGCATCATCGAATCCAAGCCCGAGGAGCTGCGCATGTTCCTCGAGGAGGCGGCCGGCGTGTCCAAGTACAAGGAGCGCCGTCGCGAGACCGAGAACCGGCTGAAGGACACGCGCGAGAACCTCACGCGGGTGGAAGACATCCTGCGCGAGCTCAACGCCAACCTCGACAAGCTCGAGAAGCAGGCCGAGGTGGCGGCGCAATACCGCAGCCTGCAGGAGCAGGGCACGCTCAAGCTGCATCAGCTGTGGTTCCTGAAGCACCGCGATGCGGCGGGCGAGGAAGAGCGGGTGCGCCGCGAGGTGCTCGAGGCCACCAACGCCCTGGAGTCGCGCCTGGCGGAGCTGCGCCACGTGGAGGCCGAGCTGGAGACGATCCGGCAGGCGCACTACACCGCGAGCGACGAACTGCACGCGGCGCAGGCGTCACTGGCCGAGGCGAACCTCGAAGTGAGCCGGCTCGAGGAGCGCATCCGCTATGTCGTCGAAGGACGCCAGCGTGCCGAGCAGCGCCTGCGCGAGTTGCAGACGCAAAGCGAGCAGTGGGCCGATCGCCGCGCCCAGGCCGAGTCGGAACTCGACACCATCGCCGAGCAGATCGCGATGGCCGAGGAGCAGGCCGAGGTGCTGGCCGCCCAAGCCGAGGAACAGGCCGGCAATCTGCCGACCTACGAGGACGCGGTGCGCGCCGCGAGCCAGAAGGCCAACGAGCAGCGCAACGCCGTCGCCGGCATCCAGCAGCAGATCCAGTTGCTGGCCGCCGAGTCGCGCAGCATCGACGAGCAGTCGCGCCAGTTGCAGATGCGGCGCGAGCGCCTGACGGCCGAGGCCAAGGGGCTGGCCGCGCCGGACGATGCACGGCTGGCCGAGTTGCACCGCCAGCACGAGCAGGCCGCCGAGGCGCAGGCGGTGGCGGAGGAGCGGCTGCACGAGCTGACCGAACTCGTGCCCCAGCTGGACGAGGACCGCCGTGCCAAGCAGGAGCGCGTCAACGCCGAGACGGCCAAGCAGGCGGACTCGAGCGCGCGGCTGGAGGCCCTGCGGGCGCTGCAAGAGAAGGTGCAGACCGAGGGCAAGCTCAAGCCCTGGCTCGCCAAGCACGGGCTGGAGGGCTTGCATGGGCTGTGGACGCGGGTGCACATCGAGCCGGGCTGGGAGACGGCGCTGGAGTCGGCCCTGCGCGAGCGTCTGAACGCCCTCGAGGTGGGGCGGGTCGAGACGGTCCGGGCCTTCGCCTCGGACGCCCCGCCCGCCAAGCTCGCCTTCTACACGCTGCCGGCCGCGGCCATCGTCAACACCCATCACACGCTGCCGCGCCTGTCGGACCTTCTGCGCCTGAACGATGCCGGGCTCAAGGCCCTGCTCAACGACTGGCTGGAAGGCGTGTACACCGCGGCCTCGCTCGACGAGGCGCTCGCCCAGCGCAGCAAGCTGACGCACGGGGAGGTGATCATGACCCGCGAGGGTCATGCGGTGTCGCAGTTCGCCGTGAGCTTCTACGCGCCCGACAGCGAACAGGCAGGCATGCTGCAGCGCGCCCAGGAGATCGAGAACCTCGAACGCCAGGTCAAGGCGCAGGCCCTCATCGCCGAGGAGGCCCGCTCGGCCCTGGTGCGCGCGGAGGCGGCCTACACCGAGGCGTCGCAGCGCCTCGTCACCGCGCGGCGCGAAGCGGCCGAGTTGCAGGCACGTACCCATCAGTTGCAGGTGGAGTTGCTGCGGCTGACGCAGCAGGCCGAGCAGACGAGCAGCCGGCGCGGGCAGATCGACGCCGAGCTGGCCGAGATCGATGCCCAGCTCGAGGAGCTCAACGAGCGCCGTGCCACCGGCGAGGCGCGCTTCGAAGAGCTGGACATGGCGCTGGCCAACGAGCAGGAGCGGCACGCCCAGCTCGAGGAGGCCGTGATCGACGCCGAGCGGCGGCTCAATGAAGCGCGCGAGCAGTTGCGCTCGCTGGAGCGCGAGGCGCAGGAGGCGCAGTTCTCGGCCCGGGCGCTGGCGGCTCGCCGGGGCGAGTTGCAGCGCTCCATCGAGACGGCGCTGCAACAGATCCAGGCCAACGAGCAGAGCGTCGAACAGTTGCGTGCCGAGCTGGACAGCTTCAACGACCAGGCCGCCCAGGCCGGCCTGCAGGAGGCGCTGGCGCTGAAGATGGAGCGCGAGGCGGCCCTTGCAGCCAAGCGCAGCGAGTACGACGACCTCTCGGCCAAGCTGCGCCGCGCCGAAGAGCAGCGCATGGAGTTCGAGCGCAGCTTGCAGCCGCTGCGCGACCGCATCACCAAGCTGCAACTGGAAGAACAGGCCGCGGCCCTGGGGGGCGCCCAATACATGGAGCAGCTCACCGCCGCGCAGGTGGACCTGGAGGCCCTGGCGCGCAGCATCGAGGAAGGCAACGTCAAGCTCTACGGCCTGCAGGGTGAGATCGACCGCATCAACCGGGAGATCGCGGCACTCGGCGCGGTCAACCTCGCCGCGCTCGACGAACTGTCGGCCGCGCGCGAGCGCAAGACCTTTCTCGACTCGCAGTCGGCCGACCTCAACGACGCCATCAAGACGCTGGAAGACGCGATTCACAAGATCGACCTGGAAACGCGCGACCTGCTCAAGAAGACGTTCGACACGGTAAACGAGCACTTCGGCCGCATGTTCCCCAGCCTGTTCGGCGGGGGCAACGCCAAGCTGGTGATGACGGGCGACGAAATCCTGGACGCCGGCGTGCAGGTGATGGCTCAGCCGCCGGGCAAGAAGAACTCCACCATCCATCTCCTGTCGGGCGGCGAGAAGGCGCTCACGGCGATCGCGCTCGTGTTCGCGATCTTCCAGCTCAACCCGGCGCCGTTCTGCCTGCTCGACGAGGTCGACGCGCCCCTGGACGACGCCAACACCGAGCGTTATGCCAACCTGGTCAAGAGCATGTCCAAGAGCACGCAGTTCCTGTTCATCTCGCACAACAAGATCGCGATGGAGATGGCCGAGCAACTGGTCGGGGTGACGATGCAGGAGCAGGGGGTCTCGCGCATCGTCGCGGTCGACATGGAAGCCGCCATCGGCATGGCCGAGGCCGCCTGA